In Lewinellaceae bacterium, a single window of DNA contains:
- a CDS encoding PorP/SprF family type IX secretion system membrane protein: MKLIKPLLFFLLTAIMGTLQAQDIHFSLFNMSPLTLNPANTGAFYGTARIGGIYRGQWYNVSGADGYETPSFYVDAPILRGFRDQDWIGVGGAIYNDNAGTVNLRTSASMLSASYHLGLGKDGKSVLTLGLQGGNVQRRFDSKKALFDDSFDRDRNLEVTTSQDPLAGGTMGGGNDKTSYLDFAAGLLFRSQIDAQSNFELGVAAAHLTQPKDAFAPNDTINASGANKRPMRITAHTKYEWALTDRWSAAPTAMFQASKGATEVSLQAWAGYMVNPEMQVKLNFGLGYRFGDAGKVLLGLDYKDLRVAAAYDVNFSQLNAATNYQGAFEIAAWYIIKIFKDPEVKQAILCPKF; the protein is encoded by the coding sequence ATGAAGCTAATCAAACCTCTACTCTTTTTCCTCCTTACAGCCATAATGGGAACACTACAGGCACAGGACATCCACTTCTCTCTGTTCAATATGTCGCCGCTGACCCTCAACCCCGCCAATACCGGCGCTTTCTACGGCACCGCCCGGATAGGAGGCATTTACCGCGGGCAATGGTACAACGTTTCCGGCGCCGATGGCTACGAGACGCCCTCGTTTTACGTCGACGCGCCCATCCTCCGAGGCTTTCGCGACCAGGACTGGATCGGCGTGGGCGGCGCGATTTACAACGACAACGCCGGCACCGTGAACCTGAGGACGAGCGCTTCGATGCTCTCCGCCTCTTATCACCTGGGCCTGGGCAAAGATGGCAAATCTGTGCTGACCCTCGGCTTGCAGGGGGGAAATGTGCAGCGGCGGTTTGATTCTAAAAAAGCGCTGTTTGATGACAGTTTCGACCGTGATAGAAATCTTGAGGTTACCACTTCCCAAGACCCCTTAGCCGGAGGCACTATGGGTGGAGGAAACGATAAAACGAGCTATCTCGATTTCGCCGCCGGCCTGCTGTTCCGCAGCCAGATCGACGCGCAGAGCAATTTTGAGCTGGGCGTCGCAGCGGCGCACCTCACCCAGCCTAAAGACGCTTTCGCTCCAAATGACACCATCAATGCTTCCGGCGCCAACAAGCGCCCGATGCGCATCACCGCCCACACCAAATACGAGTGGGCCCTGACCGACCGATGGTCGGCGGCGCCGACGGCCATGTTCCAGGCGTCGAAAGGCGCGACGGAGGTGAGCCTGCAGGCCTGGGCCGGCTATATGGTCAACCCCGAGATGCAGGTGAAGCTGAATTTCGGCCTGGGCTACCGCTTCGGCGACGCCGGCAAGGTACTGCTGGGGCTGGACTACAAAGACCTGCGGGTGGCTGCCGCCTACGATGTGAATTTTTCGCAGCTCAACGCCGCCACCAACTACCAGGGCGCTTTCGAGATCGCCGCCTGGTACATCATCAAAATCTTTAAAGACCCGGAGGTCAAGCAGGCGATCCTGTGCCCGAAGTTCTAG
- a CDS encoding OmpA family protein, whose product MKNIPILLLLFLLGCGTAMAQPIRKSSYEQTLRAARAAYDSLNYVYALERYEEAYEDKEDRALIDTIAWLNFQIRDYRKAERWFARVLRRAEEGELNDFRYIYGQLLKMNEKYDEAIEEFQTFLNASSNDSLKALAQNEMAGAELAKELPQTMKGVTVENAGRDLNTKFSEYSPTLGANGTEVYFTTFDADDVIYVDEKNKDESYAQIYRAMKDDNGWEKPKALGGEINRPEFHNSNVALDKDGRTLYFTRAQLMGNVLSESKIYFSTGGSEGWKGAQEVQGVNGPYLAKHPAAGELFGKEVLFFVSDMPGGYGGFDLYYATKTGEGTFSDPVNLGDVINTAGDDETPYYRDGTLYFSSTGHPGLGGFDIFYSTWDGTKWSDPLNMGRGYNTSVDDQSLALDTEGYFGMLVSNRPEGRSAYGRTCCNDIYTVSIAKLYADLVTGLFTIEKKPLPGGTVYLIPTQNNKVGTPDSKTSEEGNRFDFDLSLDMPYMVIATHPDYFPDTMQFNTVGLTESKTYQHFFYLKPKPVIPEYDTITLEEPIVLENILYDFDDDRIRPEAESDLEVVYELMTEYPDMKIELSSHTDNRGNNDYNENLSQRRAESARRWLVRKGISRDRIVAKGYGENQPQTVSARVAALNGFLKEGDVLTEEYINAIKDEGQQEIAHELNRRTEFKILEGPTSITIKSTRLRKKETTNPGTDRGSLIGAPQQDTAKVHNLSSLYGKKNLKGLPVMQFNKRVLELGAVKKGEKRRFAYAFVNTGDAPLTISLISACDCTTIENDPTGDTFQPGQKGVIEVLFDSSEKDEAEEIDIDIFLEEADNDGIPIRETVQYRFDLKK is encoded by the coding sequence ATGAAAAATATACCCATACTCTTATTGTTGTTCCTCCTGGGCTGCGGCACTGCGATGGCGCAACCCATTCGCAAGTCGTCCTACGAGCAGACGCTGCGGGCGGCGCGCGCCGCCTACGACTCCCTCAACTACGTATACGCCCTGGAGCGTTACGAGGAAGCCTATGAGGATAAAGAAGACCGCGCCCTGATCGATACCATCGCCTGGCTCAATTTCCAAATCCGCGATTATAGGAAAGCGGAGCGCTGGTTCGCCCGCGTCCTGCGCCGGGCGGAAGAGGGCGAGCTCAACGACTTCCGCTACATCTACGGGCAGTTGCTCAAGATGAACGAAAAGTACGACGAGGCGATCGAGGAATTCCAAACCTTCCTCAATGCGTCCAGCAACGATAGCCTGAAAGCGCTGGCGCAAAACGAAATGGCCGGCGCCGAGCTGGCCAAAGAGCTGCCTCAGACCATGAAGGGCGTAACGGTGGAAAACGCCGGCCGCGACCTCAACACCAAATTCTCCGAATACTCGCCCACGCTGGGCGCAAACGGCACGGAGGTGTATTTCACTACCTTCGACGCCGATGACGTCATCTACGTCGACGAAAAGAACAAGGACGAATCCTACGCTCAAATTTACCGGGCGATGAAGGACGACAACGGCTGGGAAAAGCCGAAGGCCCTGGGCGGGGAGATCAACCGCCCGGAATTCCACAACAGCAACGTGGCGCTGGACAAAGACGGCAGGACGCTGTACTTCACCCGGGCGCAGCTGATGGGCAATGTGCTTTCCGAAAGCAAAATCTACTTCAGCACCGGCGGCAGCGAAGGCTGGAAGGGCGCTCAGGAAGTGCAGGGCGTCAACGGGCCCTACCTCGCCAAGCACCCGGCGGCGGGAGAGCTGTTCGGCAAAGAAGTGCTGTTCTTCGTGTCTGACATGCCGGGCGGCTACGGCGGCTTCGACCTCTACTACGCCACCAAAACCGGCGAGGGAACCTTCAGCGACCCGGTTAACCTGGGCGATGTGATCAATACTGCCGGAGATGACGAGACGCCGTACTACCGCGACGGCACGCTCTACTTCAGTTCTACCGGCCACCCCGGCCTGGGCGGTTTCGACATTTTCTACTCCACCTGGGACGGAACCAAGTGGAGCGACCCCCTCAATATGGGCCGCGGGTACAATACCAGCGTGGACGACCAGAGCCTCGCCCTCGATACGGAGGGCTATTTCGGCATGCTGGTTTCCAACCGCCCCGAAGGGCGCTCCGCCTACGGCCGCACCTGCTGCAACGACATCTACACCGTCAGCATTGCCAAGCTCTACGCCGACCTGGTCACCGGGTTGTTCACGATAGAAAAGAAACCGCTGCCCGGAGGCACCGTTTACCTCATCCCTACCCAGAACAATAAGGTGGGCACTCCCGACAGCAAGACCAGCGAAGAAGGCAACCGCTTCGATTTCGACCTGAGCCTGGATATGCCTTATATGGTCATCGCCACTCACCCGGACTATTTTCCGGACACCATGCAGTTCAACACGGTGGGCCTGACCGAGTCGAAGACCTACCAGCACTTCTTCTATCTGAAGCCCAAGCCGGTCATCCCGGAATACGATACCATTACCCTGGAAGAGCCGATCGTTCTGGAGAACATCCTCTACGATTTCGATGACGACCGCATCCGCCCCGAGGCGGAGAGCGACCTGGAAGTGGTGTACGAACTGATGACCGAGTACCCGGATATGAAGATCGAACTCAGCTCTCACACCGATAACCGGGGCAATAACGATTACAACGAGAACCTCTCCCAGCGCCGCGCCGAATCGGCCCGCCGCTGGCTGGTGCGCAAAGGCATAAGCCGCGACCGCATCGTAGCCAAAGGCTACGGCGAGAACCAGCCGCAGACGGTAAGCGCCCGCGTGGCGGCACTGAACGGTTTCCTGAAAGAGGGAGATGTGCTCACCGAAGAATACATCAACGCCATCAAAGACGAAGGCCAGCAGGAGATCGCCCACGAGCTCAACCGCCGCACCGAGTTCAAAATCCTGGAGGGGCCGACCAGCATCACCATCAAGAGCACCCGCCTGCGCAAAAAAGAAACCACCAACCCGGGGACCGACCGGGGCAGCCTGATCGGAGCGCCGCAACAGGATACAGCCAAAGTGCATAACCTGTCTTCCCTGTACGGCAAGAAAAACCTCAAGGGCTTGCCGGTCATGCAGTTCAACAAAAGGGTGCTGGAACTGGGCGCCGTGAAGAAGGGCGAAAAGCGCCGCTTTGCCTACGCCTTTGTCAATACCGGCGACGCCCCGCTGACCATCTCCCTCATTTCCGCCTGCGATTGCACCACCATCGAGAACGACCCTACCGGCGATACCTTCCAACCTGGCCAGAAAGGCGTCATCGAAGTGCTGTTCGACAGCAGCGAAAAGGACGAAGCGGAAGAGATCGACATCGACATCTTCCTGGAGGAAGCCGATAATGACGGCATCCCGATCCGGGAGACGGTGCAGTACCGGTTCGATCTTAAGAAGTAG
- a CDS encoding nicotinamide mononucleotide transporter, whose translation MLQTILTEAAALSWVDWVVAGTALLYVVLAAQEKVWCWFWGIISCSLWAYASFAFYNLYLDALLQLFYVAMAVVGLYQWKYGGQAGEGLPISRLSARQHLFILAGGSAAALLFGYFFDEYTPAASTYWDAFTTVFSVIATLILVRKVLDNWAYWIVVDLIYVGLYFSRGAYLFALVMVIYVVIASFALRGWMRQYRAG comes from the coding sequence ATGCTTCAAACCATCCTCACGGAAGCCGCCGCCCTCAGTTGGGTCGACTGGGTGGTGGCCGGCACGGCGCTCCTTTACGTCGTGCTGGCAGCCCAGGAGAAGGTGTGGTGCTGGTTTTGGGGCATCATCAGTTGTAGCCTGTGGGCTTATGCTTCCTTTGCTTTCTACAATCTTTATCTGGATGCCCTGTTGCAACTGTTCTACGTGGCCATGGCCGTTGTCGGCCTTTACCAGTGGAAATACGGCGGGCAGGCTGGCGAAGGCCTGCCCATCAGCCGGCTCAGCGCCCGGCAGCACCTTTTTATCCTCGCCGGCGGATCGGCAGCCGCCCTCCTGTTCGGTTATTTTTTCGATGAATATACGCCTGCCGCCTCCACCTACTGGGATGCCTTCACCACCGTTTTTTCCGTCATCGCCACCCTAATCCTCGTCCGCAAAGTGCTCGACAACTGGGCTTACTGGATCGTGGTCGACCTCATCTACGTGGGGCTGTATTTCAGCCGGGGAGCTTATCTTTTTGCCCTGGTGATGGTGATTTATGTCGTTATAGCTTCCTTTGCGCTGAGGGGGTGGATGCGGCAATACCGGGCGGGGTAG
- a CDS encoding tetratricopeptide repeat protein: protein MNKLLTLCFLLFGLAAGSQDLSFQPAGVRTRAVVVGISRYQDEGIGKLSYAHRDAEVFAEFLKSKSGGELKNSDIRLLRNEEATLARMQAALEWLLKKAKPGEQAIIYFAGHGDVETKNEEEKGYLLAYDTPYNNYRLNALSLDYLNQDIVDKLSEKEVKVIVITDACHSGALAGKDAGGRQATAAELMKRFSNEVKIMSCQPYELSMEEKSLGGGRGVFSYYLVNGLNGWADKDRNQKVDLYELEGFLQDSVRRETGKTQHPDIFGGFKQESLFWVDEATMAKIKAAEKTALEQNFEEDVLLRLATRESQNNYVDFLEALKKGRLASPESRSAIYYYDILYADTTFIPLRSIIDEKLTIALMDSVQQAINAYLRTDPGELAQRVQFDQKYNRFPEYLKKAVEILGPQDPRYRPTLAKQFYFEGLVLRLEAEQRGGSDSLYQLALEKQEKALEQEGRAAYIHNELGVLLPELGRAEEGMGHLRKAIEISPTWAIPHNNLAVEYKRAGRLEEAKHNYLKAIEYKPDFSSAYSNLGNLLAKQENYDSAELMYRKGIELGPAYKDNYFNLGLLLSGSDEAEKKTEAKAMFNTVLRLAPNYPEAYFELGNLYDAMEQPDSAEIMYLNAIGQKPDYVNAYLNLGLSYFNQGRLDEAEKMFQEAARSAPDNPEAYRYLGLLYYNQDRPEEAERKFLEAIRASPDYTPVYANLGFLYGEQGEWEKTTTLIQAAPLDTAARIEVYDEIGSTAYQSERHDIAIAAFQTATTLDPAEPWYYYLMCGIFALDGKEGEALDMLEETLEKAHLAGQDYFEQVTEDTDLDALRQSNGYKTVMTQYFPDRYK from the coding sequence ATGAACAAACTGCTCACCTTATGTTTCTTGCTTTTCGGGTTGGCGGCCGGTTCGCAGGACCTGAGTTTCCAGCCGGCGGGCGTCCGCACCCGTGCGGTGGTGGTGGGCATTTCCAGGTACCAGGATGAAGGCATCGGCAAACTCAGCTATGCGCACCGCGATGCGGAAGTCTTTGCCGAATTCCTGAAATCCAAATCCGGGGGGGAGCTCAAAAACTCGGACATCCGCCTTTTGCGCAACGAGGAGGCGACGCTGGCCCGGATGCAGGCTGCCCTGGAATGGCTGCTGAAAAAGGCGAAACCGGGAGAACAAGCCATCATTTATTTTGCCGGCCACGGAGATGTGGAGACCAAAAACGAAGAGGAAAAAGGGTATCTCCTCGCCTATGACACCCCTTACAACAACTATCGCCTGAATGCATTGAGCCTGGATTACCTCAACCAGGACATCGTCGATAAGCTTTCGGAAAAAGAGGTGAAGGTGATCGTCATTACGGATGCCTGCCATTCCGGCGCCCTGGCCGGGAAGGATGCCGGGGGGCGGCAAGCCACCGCAGCGGAGCTGATGAAGCGCTTTTCGAACGAGGTCAAGATCATGTCCTGCCAGCCCTACGAGCTGTCTATGGAAGAAAAGAGCCTGGGCGGCGGGCGCGGTGTTTTTTCCTACTACCTGGTCAACGGCCTGAACGGTTGGGCCGATAAAGACCGCAACCAGAAAGTGGACCTTTACGAGCTGGAAGGCTTTTTGCAGGACAGCGTCCGGCGCGAGACGGGGAAGACCCAACACCCGGACATTTTCGGCGGGTTTAAGCAGGAATCGCTCTTCTGGGTAGACGAGGCCACCATGGCGAAAATAAAAGCCGCCGAGAAAACGGCCCTGGAACAGAATTTTGAAGAGGATGTCCTCCTCCGGCTGGCGACACGAGAAAGCCAAAACAATTACGTAGATTTTCTGGAAGCCCTGAAAAAAGGCAGGCTGGCCAGCCCCGAAAGCCGGTCCGCCATTTATTATTACGATATCCTTTATGCCGACACCACTTTTATCCCCTTGAGAAGCATTATAGACGAAAAGCTCACCATCGCTTTGATGGATTCCGTTCAACAGGCGATAAATGCCTATCTCCGGACCGACCCCGGTGAACTGGCGCAACGGGTGCAGTTCGACCAAAAATACAACCGCTTTCCGGAATACCTGAAAAAGGCGGTGGAGATTCTCGGCCCGCAGGACCCCCGGTACCGGCCCACGCTGGCCAAGCAGTTCTACTTTGAAGGCCTGGTGCTGCGCCTGGAAGCCGAGCAGCGGGGCGGTAGCGACTCGCTCTATCAGCTTGCATTGGAAAAACAGGAGAAAGCCCTGGAGCAGGAAGGCCGCGCCGCTTACATCCACAATGAACTGGGCGTATTGCTGCCGGAGTTGGGCCGGGCGGAAGAGGGCATGGGCCACCTGCGGAAAGCCATTGAGATTTCTCCCACCTGGGCCATTCCCCACAACAACCTGGCGGTGGAATACAAACGGGCAGGCAGGCTGGAGGAGGCGAAACACAACTACCTGAAAGCCATTGAATACAAGCCGGATTTTTCTTCCGCCTACAGCAACCTGGGCAACCTGCTTGCCAAACAGGAAAATTACGACTCCGCCGAGCTGATGTACCGCAAGGGCATCGAGCTGGGGCCGGCCTACAAAGACAATTATTTCAACCTGGGGCTTTTGCTCAGCGGCAGCGATGAGGCGGAAAAAAAAACCGAGGCGAAAGCGATGTTCAATACCGTCCTGCGGCTCGCCCCCAACTATCCGGAAGCCTATTTCGAACTGGGGAACCTGTACGATGCCATGGAACAGCCAGATTCGGCGGAGATCATGTATCTCAACGCCATTGGCCAGAAACCGGATTACGTCAATGCCTATCTGAACCTGGGGTTGTCCTATTTCAACCAGGGACGCCTGGATGAAGCTGAAAAAATGTTTCAGGAGGCTGCCCGTTCCGCTCCGGACAATCCTGAAGCCTACCGGTACCTGGGCCTTCTTTATTATAATCAGGATCGCCCGGAGGAGGCGGAAAGAAAGTTCCTGGAAGCCATCCGGGCAAGCCCGGATTATACTCCGGTGTACGCGAACCTGGGGTTCCTGTACGGCGAGCAGGGCGAATGGGAAAAAACCACAACACTGATACAGGCCGCCCCTTTGGATACCGCTGCCCGGATCGAAGTGTATGATGAGATCGGCTCTACTGCATACCAGTCTGAAAGGCACGACATTGCGATTGCCGCTTTCCAAACGGCTACAACCCTCGACCCCGCCGAACCCTGGTACTATTATTTGATGTGCGGCATCTTTGCGCTGGACGGAAAAGAAGGCGAAGCCCTGGATATGCTGGAGGAAACCCTGGAAAAAGCCCATCTGGCCGGACAGGATTATTTTGAGCAAGTCACCGAAGATACAGACCTGGACGCCCTTCGGCAGAGCAATGGATATAAAACGGTCATGACACAGTATTTCCCCGACCGGTATAAGTGA
- a CDS encoding caspase family protein → MRNISLIFALACLFINGTLHAQCQEGDCSNGQGTYRFSSGARYIGQFKDGKSNGIGVCYWPDGSRYEGEWADGLPHGKGAKTLSLGRLQTGWFQEGRYVGKEAPQEFTSRSGRERSNDDRMEGCISGNCFNGYGVYVFPSKAVYTGEFKEGEIFGHGICHYSDGSKYEGEWVRRHPNGRGTMTYPDGSKRTGLWQLGQPVDEYGRLLDAYLARQEAEAQTTDIQAGCLSGECYNGRGAFAYIDGSRYEGQFRNGKPDGFGVFLYPNGDRYTGNLQNGVPHGRGELRRANGQLTLGQWLDGEYLGAQARPEKGCIYGNCQDGHGTYIFKDGNKYIGFFRNGLPHGRGTVFYTNGERYEGEMGNAQFNGYGTLFMKDGSAVSGHWKDGAYAGAEKPLKSSAPSYPTVQQQEEAPQLEVWAVVIGISSYNHMPVLRYTDDDAYQMYAFLKSPEGGALDDEHIRILVDEEATLQNIKSTMTSLFGQAGPNDLIMLYFSGHGLRGSFLPYDFDGYHNKLYHEDLNAIMKRSPAKFKLCIADACHSGSLLAMRGGTQPQLLANYYNSLAKANPGTALIMSSKSDETSLESSGLRQGVFSHFLIRGLKGEADANNDKRISVQELYEFVNLNVRTYTSNMQSPLIQGDYDPDMTVGVRR, encoded by the coding sequence ATGAGGAACATCAGCCTGATTTTTGCTTTAGCCTGCCTTTTCATCAACGGAACCCTCCATGCTCAATGCCAGGAAGGCGACTGCAGCAATGGGCAGGGCACGTACCGTTTTTCCAGCGGGGCTCGTTACATCGGGCAGTTCAAAGATGGGAAAAGCAATGGAATCGGGGTTTGTTACTGGCCCGACGGCAGCCGCTACGAAGGCGAATGGGCCGATGGCCTGCCTCATGGCAAGGGCGCCAAAACCCTGAGCCTGGGGCGCCTGCAAACGGGCTGGTTCCAGGAAGGCCGATATGTGGGAAAGGAAGCCCCGCAGGAGTTTACCAGCCGCAGCGGCAGGGAAAGAAGCAATGACGACCGGATGGAGGGCTGCATTTCCGGCAATTGTTTCAATGGATACGGCGTTTACGTTTTCCCCAGCAAGGCCGTTTACACCGGCGAGTTTAAGGAAGGCGAGATTTTCGGCCACGGCATCTGCCACTATTCCGATGGCAGCAAATACGAGGGCGAATGGGTGCGCCGCCATCCCAACGGCAGGGGAACCATGACCTATCCGGACGGCAGCAAGCGCACCGGCCTGTGGCAACTCGGGCAGCCCGTCGACGAATATGGCCGCCTCCTCGACGCTTACCTGGCGCGCCAGGAAGCGGAAGCTCAGACTACCGACATTCAGGCCGGCTGCCTTTCCGGCGAATGCTACAACGGCCGCGGCGCCTTTGCCTATATCGACGGCAGCCGCTACGAAGGCCAGTTTCGAAATGGCAAACCCGATGGCTTTGGCGTTTTTCTCTATCCCAACGGCGACCGCTATACCGGCAATCTCCAAAACGGCGTGCCCCATGGCCGGGGAGAGCTGCGGCGGGCCAACGGCCAGCTCACCCTGGGCCAGTGGCTGGATGGCGAATACCTGGGCGCCCAGGCACGCCCGGAAAAGGGATGCATCTACGGCAACTGCCAGGATGGCCACGGCACCTATATTTTCAAAGATGGCAACAAATACATCGGCTTCTTTCGCAACGGGCTGCCCCACGGCCGGGGAACCGTCTTCTACACCAATGGCGAACGATACGAAGGAGAAATGGGCAACGCCCAGTTCAACGGCTACGGAACCCTTTTCATGAAGGACGGCTCTGCGGTCTCCGGGCACTGGAAAGACGGCGCCTATGCCGGAGCAGAGAAACCACTGAAATCCAGCGCTCCCTCCTACCCTACGGTGCAGCAACAAGAAGAGGCGCCGCAACTGGAAGTATGGGCAGTGGTCATTGGCATCTCTTCTTACAACCACATGCCGGTCCTGCGCTATACCGACGATGACGCCTACCAGATGTACGCCTTCCTGAAAAGCCCGGAAGGCGGCGCCCTCGACGACGAACACATCCGCATACTGGTCGATGAAGAGGCGACCCTCCAGAACATTAAAAGCACCATGACGTCCCTCTTCGGCCAGGCCGGGCCCAACGACCTCATCATGCTCTACTTCTCCGGCCACGGCCTGCGCGGCTCCTTCCTGCCTTACGACTTCGACGGCTACCACAACAAGCTCTACCACGAAGACCTCAACGCCATCATGAAGCGCAGCCCCGCCAAATTCAAACTCTGCATTGCCGACGCCTGCCACTCGGGCAGCCTACTGGCCATGCGGGGCGGCACCCAGCCCCAACTGCTGGCCAACTATTACAACAGCCTGGCCAAGGCCAACCCGGGCACCGCTCTCATTATGTCTTCCAAGTCGGATGAAACCTCCCTCGAATCCAGCGGCTTGCGGCAGGGCGTTTTCAGCCACTTCCTCATCCGGGGCCTGAAAGGCGAAGCTGATGCCAACAACGATAAACGCATCTCAGTCCAGGAGCTCTACGAATTCGTCAACCTCAACGTGCGCACCTACACCAGCAATATGCAATCTCCTCTGATACAGGGAGACTATGACCCGGATATGACGGTGGGGGTGAGGAGGTAG
- the tnpB gene encoding IS66 family insertion sequence element accessory protein TnpB encodes MMGFTSAQRYYLSREAADMRKSYDGLSGLVRQGLGRDPLSGEVFIFLNRRRTMIKILVWDRSGFVIWSKRLERGTFELPRSTEAGASVALRWEELVMILEGVSLGSIQRRKRYSREKAAA; translated from the coding sequence ATGATGGGCTTTACCTCAGCGCAGCGCTATTACCTGAGCCGGGAGGCTGCGGACATGAGAAAGAGTTATGACGGCTTAAGCGGGCTGGTCCGCCAGGGCCTGGGCCGCGACCCCTTGAGCGGAGAAGTATTCATCTTTTTGAACCGGCGCCGGACGATGATCAAGATATTGGTGTGGGACCGTAGCGGTTTTGTAATTTGGAGCAAGCGCTTGGAACGAGGCACGTTCGAGTTGCCGCGCAGCACAGAGGCCGGCGCGTCGGTGGCCTTGCGCTGGGAGGAGTTGGTGATGATCCTGGAAGGCGTATCCCTGGGCAGTATCCAACGGCGCAAGCGCTATAGCAGGGAAAAAGCGGCGGCGTGA
- a CDS encoding IS66 family transposase, with product MQNAATPMVPLADYQKLESEIQDLKQRIAWFERMMFGRKSERFVPAEEIEGQLKLAFAPEQAQEVEATVKQLIAEHERSVPPKKENAHKGRQPIPPHLPRVTEVLEPEEDTSGMKRIGEDISEVLEYEPGKVWVRRTVRPKYARMEAELEPGQGQIVQAPAKELPFGRSKAGVSLIVHILIAKYVEHLPLHRLIARFARSGLKVPPPTIGNWVKTGAEPLMILYEAYQNAVFGSSYLQMDETRLKVLEDGRGRAHLGYLWAVFSPIHKLPFFFYEKGRDHHGPKKFLERFAGVLQCDGYSVYKTLDRKLASIALMNCMAHIRREFFEAQGTDAERAQTALTMIKILYLVEEKARLQGLDAEQRLELRLKESKPAFDTLGQWLQTEYDKVTPSSAIGKAIQYALNRWKNMAWFLADGNIEIDNNLVENIIRPAAIGRKNYLFAGSHEAAQRTAMFYTFFAACKHHGIDPEKWLTDVLNRIHDHKVSQLHELFPQNWKPAAE from the coding sequence ATGCAAAACGCAGCTACGCCAATGGTTCCGCTGGCCGATTACCAAAAACTGGAATCGGAAATCCAGGACTTGAAACAACGCATCGCGTGGTTCGAGCGGATGATGTTTGGCCGCAAGAGCGAGCGTTTTGTGCCTGCCGAAGAGATAGAGGGGCAATTGAAATTAGCCTTTGCCCCGGAACAGGCCCAAGAGGTAGAAGCCACAGTAAAGCAGCTCATAGCGGAGCACGAGCGCAGTGTCCCGCCCAAGAAAGAGAATGCTCACAAAGGCCGGCAGCCTATCCCGCCTCATTTGCCGCGCGTAACAGAGGTGCTTGAGCCCGAGGAAGATACCAGCGGGATGAAGCGCATCGGCGAGGACATAAGCGAGGTGTTGGAATATGAGCCGGGCAAAGTATGGGTGCGGCGCACCGTGCGGCCTAAATACGCCCGGATGGAAGCTGAACTGGAGCCAGGCCAAGGACAAATCGTACAAGCGCCTGCCAAAGAGCTGCCCTTCGGCCGTTCCAAAGCCGGGGTTAGCCTGATCGTGCACATCCTCATAGCCAAATACGTAGAACACTTGCCGCTGCACCGGCTCATTGCCCGGTTTGCCCGCAGCGGCTTGAAAGTCCCGCCTCCAACGATAGGGAACTGGGTCAAAACCGGGGCCGAGCCGCTAATGATCCTCTATGAAGCCTACCAAAATGCCGTTTTTGGCTCCTCTTACCTCCAGATGGACGAAACCAGGCTAAAGGTGCTGGAAGACGGGAGAGGCCGGGCGCACCTGGGGTATCTGTGGGCGGTGTTCAGCCCTATCCATAAACTGCCCTTCTTCTTTTACGAAAAAGGGCGGGATCACCATGGGCCAAAAAAATTCCTGGAACGTTTTGCGGGCGTACTGCAATGCGACGGCTACAGCGTGTACAAAACCCTGGACAGAAAGCTGGCCAGCATCGCCCTGATGAATTGCATGGCCCATATCCGCCGGGAGTTCTTCGAGGCCCAGGGTACCGACGCCGAGCGGGCCCAAACGGCCTTGACGATGATCAAGATCCTTTACCTGGTGGAAGAAAAAGCTCGCCTGCAGGGCCTGGACGCCGAACAGCGCCTGGAGCTTCGGCTCAAAGAATCAAAACCTGCCTTCGATACCCTTGGGCAGTGGCTGCAAACCGAATACGACAAGGTTACTCCTTCCAGCGCCATCGGCAAAGCTATCCAATACGCCCTCAACCGCTGGAAGAACATGGCCTGGTTTTTGGCCGACGGCAATATTGAGATCGACAACAACCTGGTGGAGAACATTATCCGCCCGGCGGCTATCGGGCGCAAGAATTACTTATTTGCCGGCAGCCACGAAGCAGCCCAGCGCACGGCGATGTTCTATACCTTCTTCGCCGCCTGCAAACACCACGGCATTGACCCCGAGAAATGGCTCACAGACGTGCTCAACCGCATCCACGATCACAAGGTCAGCCAACTGCATGAACTCTTCCCGCAGAATTGGAAGCCGGCAGCGGAATAA
- a CDS encoding nucleotidyltransferase domain-containing protein, translating into MGTTKEQILSRIKESVNEIEPQSEIILFGSKARGDDRDDSDWDLLILELMR; encoded by the coding sequence ATGGGAACAACAAAAGAACAAATACTGTCAAGGATAAAGGAATCTGTGAACGAGATTGAACCACAATCAGAAATTATTTTATTCGGTTCCAAAGCAAGAGGAGACGATAGAGATGATTCTGACTGGGACTTATTAATATTAGAGTTGATGCGTTAG